The Anomalospiza imberbis isolate Cuckoo-Finch-1a 21T00152 unplaced genomic scaffold, ASM3175350v1 scaffold_1098, whole genome shotgun sequence genome has a segment encoding these proteins:
- the LOC137465787 gene encoding LOW QUALITY PROTEIN: apolipoprotein F-like (The sequence of the model RefSeq protein was modified relative to this genomic sequence to represent the inferred CDS: deleted 1 base in 1 codon) has protein sequence MPRVLLFLPLLVLSRAMAVSVVTPGLAAGDRALLAELVGPAEPIPPRAPGVPCRALRPDALPGFSRLPPLPRGLARAAMALALRGAGCALQAEAEALELARELGPPTAAALLRGLARVPGALAPRPLALLLLGLARSGGSACVDPAQLRTPTPGVEPTPPLGQGGREFPGFRPCRGAVRRRREDKDACSPAGEREAHQVLEWVPGVSIFYNLGTSVYFAFQGCEAVASTRALEAAEDLGYAGLAALTGGLGGPVAMGVQLGLQPGLKAGVRALIGYFTSAGEPSPVPTAHSGAVVIV, from the exons ATGCCCCGGGTTCTGCTCTTCCTCCCGCTCCTCGTCCTCAGCCGTGCCATGGCCGTGTCCGTCGTCACCCCTGGGCTGGCTGCCGGTGACCGGGCGCTGCTGGCCGAGCTGGTGGGGCCGGCAGAGCCCATCCCGCCGCGGGCACCGGGGGTCCCGTGCCGGGCCCTTCGCCCCGACGCCCTGCCCGGCTTCTCCcggctgccgccgctgccccgcggCCTGGCCCGTGCCGCCATGGCCCTGGCGCTGCGCGGGGCCGGCTGTGCCCTCCAGGCCGAGGCCGAGGCGCTGGAGCTGGCGCGGGAGCTG GGACCCCCCACGGCCGCGGCGCTGCTGCGGGGGCTGGCGCGGGTACCGGGCGCTCTGGCCCCACGGCcgctggccctgctgctcctcgGCCTGGCACGGTCGGGGGGCTCTGCCTGTGTGGATCCCGCCCAGCTCCGGACCCCCACGCCCGGCGTGGAGCCCACGCCACCCTTGGGCCAGGGCGGCCGGGAATTCCCGGGGTTCCGGCCGTGCCGCGGTGCCGTGCGGCGCCGGCGGGAGGACAAGGACGCCTGCAGCCCGGCGGGGGAGCGGGAAGCCCACCAGGTGCTGGAGTGGGTGCCAGGAGTCAGCATCTTCTACAACCTGGGCACCAGCGTCTACTTCGCCTTCCAGGGCTGCGAGGCCGTGGCGTCCACGCGGGCGCTGGAGGCCGCCGAGGACCTGGGCTACGCCGGGCTGGCCGCGCTCACCGGGGGCCTGGGGGGCCCCGTGGCCATGGGggtgcagctggggctgcagccggGGCTCAAGGCCGGCGTGCGGGCGCTCATCGGCTACTTCACCTCGGCCGGGGAGCCCTCGCCGGTGCCCACTGCCCACAGCGGCGCCGTGGTCATCGTCTGA